In a genomic window of Zonotrichia albicollis isolate bZonAlb1 chromosome 7, bZonAlb1.hap1, whole genome shotgun sequence:
- the LRRTM3 gene encoding leucine-rich repeat transmembrane neuronal protein 3 isoform X3, translating to MGFNVIRLLSGSAVALVIAPTVLLTMLSSAERGCPKGCRCEGKMVYCESQKLQEIPSSISAGCLGLSLRYNSLQKLKYNQFKGLNQLTWLYLDHNHISNIDENAFSGIRRLKELILSSNRISYFLNNTFRPVTNLRNLDLSYNQLQSLGSEQFRGLRKLLSLHLRSNSLRTIPVRIFQDCRNLELLDLGYNRIRSLARNVFAGMIRLKELHLEHNQFSKLNLALFPRLVSLQNLYLQWNKISVIGQTMSWTWSSLQRLDLSGNEIEAFSGPSVFQCVPNLQRLNLDSNKLTFIGQEILDSWISLNDISLAGNIWECSRNICSLVNWLKSFKGLRENTIICASPKELQGVNVIDAVKNYSICGKSTTERFELARALPKPTFKPKLTRPKHDSKPPVPPTVGATEGSSEPEHDAEHISFHKIIAGSVALFLSVLVILLVIYVSWKRYPASMKQLQQRSLMRRHRKKKRQSLKQMTPSTQEFYVDYKPTNTETSEMLLNGMGPCTYNKSGSRECEV from the exons ATGG GTTTCAATGTAATTAGGCTACTGAGCGGATCAGCTGTAGCTCTGGTAATAGCCCCTACTGTATTACTGACAATGCTTTCTTCTGCTGAACGAGGATGCCCTAAGGGCTGTAGGTGTGAAGGCAAAATGGTATATTGTGAATCTCAGAAATTGCAGGAGATTCCCTCAAGTATATCTGCTGGTTGTTTAGGTTTGTCCCTTCGATATAACAGCCTCCAAAAACTAAAATACAATCAATTTAAAGGTCTTAATCAACTCACCTGGCTCTATTTAGACCATAACCACATCAGCAATATTGACGAAAATGCTTTCAGTGGAATACGCAGACTAAAAGAGTTGATCTTGAGTTCCAACAGAATCTCCTATTTTCTTAATAATACCTTCAGACCTGTGACAAATCTCCGGAATTTGGATCTGTCATACAATCAGCTGCAGTCTCTGGGATCTGAGCAGTTCAGGGGCTTAAGGAAGCTGCTGAGTTTACATTTGCGGTCCAATTCCCTAAGAACCATTCCTGTTCGAATATTTCAAGATTGCAGGAACCTCGAACTGTTGGACCTGGGTTATAATCGCATCCGGAGTTTAGCAAGGAATGTCTTTGCAGGTATGATCAGACTGAAAGAGCTTCATCTGGAGCACAATCAATTTTCTAAGCTCAACCTGGCACTTTTTCCAAGGCTAGTCAGCCTTCAAAACCTTTATTTACAGTGGAATAAAATCAGTGTGATAGGACAAACTATGTCTTGGACCTGGAGCTCATTACAAAGACTCGATTTATCTGGCAATGAAATAGAAGCTTTCAGTGGACCTAGTgtttttcagtgtgtgcccaatTTACAGCGCCTCAACCTGGATTCAAACAAGCTCACATTTATTGGTCAAGAAATTTTGGATTCTTGGATATCTCTCAATGACATCAGCCTTGCCGGGAATATATGGGAATGCAGCAGAAACATTTGCTCTCTGGTAAACTGGCTTAAAAGTTTTAAAGGGCTGAGGGAAAATACAATTATTTGtgccagccccaaagagctGCAAGGGGTGAACGTTATTGATGCAGTGAAAAACTACAGCATCTGTGGCAAGAGTACCACGGAAAGGTTCGAACTGGCACGAGCTCTCCCAAAGCCAACGTTTAAACCAAAACTCACCAGGCCTAAACACGACAGCAAGCCCCCCGTGCCCCCGACGGTGGGAGCCACGGAAGGCAGCTCTGAGCCCGAGCACGACGCAGAGCACATCTCCTTCCACAAAATCATCGCCGGCAGCGTGGCTCTCTTCCTGTCGGTGCTGGTGATCCTGCTGGTGATCTATGTGTCATGGAAGCGCTACCCTGCCAGCatgaagcagctgcagcagcgctCGCTCATGCGAAggcacaggaaaaagaaaagacagtCGCTG